From Granulicella sp. WH15, the proteins below share one genomic window:
- a CDS encoding TetR/AcrR family transcriptional regulator — MARLRSPEKRGAILEAAVHEIAETGLGAPTAQIARRAGIAAGTLFTYFATKEELLNELYLELKTETYARVNADFPHKKSLELRTQHIWSSFLEWAIEFPEKRKVAVQLNLSNIITPETRARVSAGYGSVDITLQELGKLGAMQDLPAGFPAAMMSAMQEATMDFVAKQPKRREELIARAFKLFWRAMR; from the coding sequence ATGGCACGACTCAGAAGTCCTGAAAAACGCGGCGCAATCCTGGAGGCAGCGGTGCATGAGATCGCCGAGACCGGACTGGGCGCACCTACGGCGCAGATCGCCAGGCGTGCAGGTATAGCCGCGGGCACGCTCTTTACCTACTTTGCTACCAAGGAAGAACTGCTCAATGAGCTTTATCTCGAGCTTAAAACTGAGACCTACGCCAGGGTAAACGCTGATTTTCCGCATAAGAAGAGCCTCGAGCTTCGCACCCAGCATATATGGTCCAGCTTTCTCGAGTGGGCCATCGAGTTTCCAGAGAAGCGCAAGGTCGCGGTACAGTTGAATCTGTCCAACATCATTACTCCCGAGACACGGGCCAGGGTGTCTGCAGGGTACGGCTCCGTTGACATAACTCTGCAAGAGCTTGGCAAACTGGGGGCCATGCAGGATCTGCCAGCAGGCTTTCCTGCCGCCATGATGTCGGCTATGCAGGAGGCGACGATGGATTTCGTCGCGAAACAACCCAAGCGGCGTGAAGAACTGATTGCGCGG